A genomic stretch from Sphingobacterium sp. ML3W includes:
- a CDS encoding heavy-metal-associated domain-containing protein, whose product MESKNIQFKTNLNCGGCVSKVSADLDNAAGICEWSVDTSNSDKILTVKSNGISEEEVIEIVKKRGFIATSHSA is encoded by the coding sequence ATGGAAAGCAAAAATATTCAATTCAAAACAAACCTCAACTGTGGTGGCTGTGTATCCAAAGTAAGTGCCGATTTAGACAATGCAGCAGGGATCTGTGAATGGAGCGTCGATACATCAAACAGTGATAAAATTCTTACAGTAAAATCGAACGGTATCTCTGAAGAAGAGGTTATAGAAATTGTCAAAAAGAGAGGGTTCATTGCAACGTCACATTCTGCATAA
- a CDS encoding TlpA disulfide reductase family protein produces MNIKFNRIITGFGLFIIAASVLTACGNSADGNKPKAEKEQAQAVKEVEEPKMTDVSFKDKAGNVVKLSDLKGKVVFINFWATWCPPCIHEMPSINTLRQGFKDNKNIVFLMVDVDNDIEQSAAFMEENKYDLPLYTATGEIPPEFLGGSIPTTVILDKNGQIVERLEGSRDYAAPEIAKALVELTKAN; encoded by the coding sequence ATGAATATAAAATTTAATAGGATTATAACAGGTTTTGGACTTTTTATTATTGCTGCAAGTGTTTTGACTGCCTGTGGAAACTCGGCAGATGGTAACAAACCCAAAGCAGAAAAAGAGCAAGCTCAAGCTGTTAAAGAAGTTGAAGAGCCAAAAATGACCGACGTTTCCTTCAAAGATAAAGCCGGTAATGTTGTTAAACTAAGTGATTTAAAAGGGAAGGTTGTCTTTATCAATTTCTGGGCTACCTGGTGTCCACCGTGTATACATGAAATGCCGTCCATTAATACCTTAAGACAGGGATTCAAAGACAACAAAAATATAGTATTCCTAATGGTTGATGTCGACAATGATATTGAGCAATCGGCGGCGTTTATGGAGGAGAACAAGTATGATTTACCACTATATACCGCAACGGGAGAAATTCCACCAGAATTTTTGGGTGGATCCATTCCTACAACGGTGATTTTGGACAAAAATGGACAAATTGTAGAACGTTTGGAGGGGAGCAGAGATTATGCAGCTCCAGAGATTGCAAAGGCTTTAGTAGAGCTGACAAAGGCAAATTAG
- a CDS encoding heavy metal translocating P-type ATPase yields MATNNYNETIYIPLEDVESEHCALIVEKELALVKGIESHKVELNNRRAAITVKNNEVVANAVKAVKDLGYGVSTVVKTFPVLGMTCASCAGSAESMVKYESGVVNASVNFATGNLTVEYLPNITDAAKIQKAVQAGGYDLLVEDESTQQETLESIHAEKFRTLKSKTIWAIILSLPVVVIGMFFMDIPYANPIMWFFATPVVLWLGKDFFINAWKQAKHRSANMDTLVALSTGIAYIFSVFNMLFANFWHQRGLHAHVYFEAAAVVIAFILLGKLLEEKAKGNTSSAIKKLMGLQPKTVMVIQSDGSEIQVAIEAVKAGDIILVKPGEKIAVDGMVTVGDSYVDESMLSGEPVPVFKKENEKVFAGTINQKGSFQFKAVKVGKETMLAQIIKMVQDAQGSKAPVQKMVDKIAGIFVPVVIGIALFTFVLWFILGGENGVVQGLLAAVTVLVIACPCALGLATPTAIMVGVGKGAEQGILIKDAESLELAKRVNAIVLDKTGTITEGRPQVTGIQWLNSDDTTNAILLSIEKQSEHPLAEAVVNHLEGVIGTSISAFDSITGKGAKANHGLETYYVGNRKLLVENGIAISEQLQDQAEQWSEESKTVIWFANSTHALAVIAIADKIKETSVLAIQEMQAMGIELYMLTGDNESTAKAIAEQTGIKHYKAEVMPQDKADFVRALQQRGKVVAMVGDGINDSTALATADVSIAMGKGSDIAMDVAKMTIISSDLSKIPQAIRLSKQTVATIKQNLFWAFIYNVIGIPVAAGILFPINGFLLNPMLAGAAMALSSVSVVSNSLRLKWKK; encoded by the coding sequence ATGGCTACAAATAATTATAACGAAACAATTTATATTCCTTTGGAGGATGTAGAAAGTGAACATTGCGCATTAATTGTTGAAAAAGAGTTGGCCTTGGTAAAGGGGATAGAGAGCCACAAAGTTGAACTGAACAATCGTAGGGCGGCTATTACTGTCAAAAATAATGAGGTTGTAGCTAATGCTGTGAAAGCTGTTAAGGATCTTGGCTATGGCGTGTCGACAGTAGTCAAAACATTTCCCGTGTTAGGAATGACTTGTGCTTCCTGTGCAGGGAGTGCAGAAAGTATGGTAAAATATGAATCTGGTGTAGTGAATGCTTCTGTAAATTTTGCTACAGGAAACTTGACTGTTGAATATCTTCCGAATATCACTGATGCCGCTAAAATTCAAAAAGCTGTACAAGCAGGCGGTTATGATCTATTGGTGGAAGACGAATCTACGCAACAAGAAACGTTGGAATCTATCCATGCTGAAAAATTCCGGACACTCAAAAGCAAAACGATATGGGCAATTATCCTATCACTTCCCGTGGTGGTGATCGGTATGTTTTTCATGGATATTCCATATGCAAATCCAATCATGTGGTTCTTTGCAACACCTGTTGTACTCTGGTTGGGTAAAGACTTTTTCATTAATGCATGGAAACAAGCAAAGCATCGTTCAGCAAATATGGATACCCTGGTTGCATTAAGCACTGGGATCGCCTATATTTTTAGTGTTTTCAATATGTTATTTGCCAATTTCTGGCATCAGCGGGGGCTGCATGCGCATGTGTACTTCGAAGCTGCAGCGGTGGTTATTGCCTTTATCTTGCTTGGGAAATTATTGGAAGAAAAAGCGAAAGGTAATACTTCTTCGGCTATAAAAAAATTAATGGGATTACAGCCCAAAACAGTCATGGTCATACAATCTGACGGATCCGAAATACAAGTTGCAATAGAAGCCGTAAAAGCAGGTGATATTATCTTGGTAAAACCTGGTGAAAAGATTGCTGTGGATGGTATGGTCACTGTGGGCGATTCCTATGTTGATGAAAGCATGTTGAGTGGTGAACCGGTTCCGGTGTTCAAAAAAGAAAACGAAAAGGTTTTTGCTGGTACGATTAACCAGAAAGGTAGCTTTCAATTCAAAGCGGTCAAAGTAGGTAAGGAGACGATGTTGGCGCAGATCATTAAAATGGTTCAAGACGCCCAGGGTAGCAAGGCTCCAGTGCAAAAGATGGTCGATAAGATTGCCGGAATATTTGTTCCAGTGGTGATTGGTATTGCCTTATTTACCTTCGTATTGTGGTTTATTCTGGGCGGTGAAAATGGTGTGGTACAAGGGCTGCTGGCTGCTGTAACAGTATTAGTTATAGCCTGTCCCTGTGCGCTTGGCTTAGCTACGCCCACAGCAATTATGGTAGGTGTTGGCAAAGGGGCAGAGCAAGGTATTCTGATCAAAGACGCAGAGAGCTTAGAGCTTGCCAAACGTGTCAATGCAATTGTCTTGGATAAGACTGGAACAATTACCGAGGGCAGACCGCAGGTAACAGGTATCCAATGGTTGAACAGCGATGATACGACAAATGCAATACTATTAAGTATAGAAAAGCAATCTGAACACCCCCTTGCGGAAGCGGTAGTTAACCATCTTGAAGGTGTAATAGGAACGTCAATATCGGCATTTGACAGTATTACTGGGAAAGGAGCGAAAGCCAATCATGGTCTGGAGACTTACTATGTTGGTAACAGGAAACTATTGGTTGAAAATGGCATCGCTATCTCAGAGCAATTGCAGGATCAGGCAGAACAATGGAGTGAGGAGTCGAAAACTGTTATCTGGTTTGCCAACAGTACCCATGCGTTAGCAGTGATCGCTATTGCTGATAAGATTAAGGAAACCTCGGTATTGGCCATTCAAGAGATGCAGGCAATGGGTATTGAGCTTTATATGCTTACAGGCGATAATGAATCGACTGCCAAAGCTATTGCAGAACAGACAGGCATTAAGCATTATAAAGCAGAAGTGATGCCGCAAGATAAAGCTGACTTCGTAAGAGCGCTCCAACAACGCGGAAAGGTAGTGGCGATGGTCGGTGACGGTATTAACGACAGTACAGCATTGGCAACTGCGGATGTCAGTATAGCGATGGGTAAAGGAAGTGATATTGCTATGGATGTGGCAAAAATGACAATCATTTCCTCGGATTTGAGTAAAATACCACAGGCAATCCGCTTGTCGAAACAGACGGTGGCCACCATCAAGCAAAATCTGTTTTGGGCTTTTATTTATAATGTGATCGGTATTCCAGTTGCTGCAGGTATACTCTTCCCAATCAATGGTTTTCTTTTGAATCCCATGCTCGCTGGAGCAGCAATGGCCTTAAGCAGTGTTAGTGTCGTGAGCAACAGCTTGCGTTTAAAATGGAAAAAATAG